The sequence TAAGGTCGTCAATCCTGAGGCAAGCATCTCTCTCTGGCGGGCCAGCTCACTTTCAACAACCTCCATGGCTGAGGCAATATTCTCTGTCAGGTCTGCAATCCTGAAGAGTTGGTGAACATCAATATCACCCTGCCTCACATAATCACTATTAATATGGACAAGGCAGGCCTTTGAAAGATTGATACCACAACCCTTTAAGACACGGCACTGGATGGCTATATCATAAATATGAAGATCTTTGACTCCTGTTGAACTCTTTACTTCATAAAGCTCCCAACCATCATCACCTTTATGAAGGATATCGACAATAGCCATCACATTATCATGGCTGAAACTTGCCTCATAGATAGTTTCAACTCCCTTATGAATAAGGTCTTTTGTATGAATAATCTTTTTCTTAAGTGTCCCTTCTTCATAAAGGATTTCTTCCCCGCCGGGAAAGAGTTCCCTGGCCAGCTTGCCCACCGCCTTTCCTTCATCAAAAAGAGCTTGCAGACCGGCAGAAGGTTCTACCCTCAAGTGGGGTCTGTTTTTATATAACCAGAGTGATTTATGGCACTGGAGACCACGGATAAATTGTGATTTAGAGAGGAAAGGGGTCATGAATCAATGGTGTTTTGGAAGGGTTGCAGGAAAATCCCGGATATACCCGGTTCTGGCTCTGGTTCTGATCAGGGCTCTACTCTACATGGCGCTCTGTAAATTTCTTCTCATACTTGAAATCTGAATAATATTGAGAACTCTTGCTTTCAAAATTTCAACAAGCTCAGGCTGCATATATCCATATCTGTCAGGAACATCGAGAACGATCATTCTTTTGTTCTTAAGCAGTTTACTATATCGCCTGCTTATTTTACTTCTATGTCTCTCTTCCATGACAAAGATCAGGTCCGCCCATTCAATCAGATCACCACTTACCGGTGTAGAGGCATCAGCATTGGTACCGGCACCGATAGCCTGAACACCTTCAAATCTGGAAAACACAGCCTCTGCAGTGGGACTGCGGAGTCTGTTTTCACTGCAAACAAAGAGTAGCTTTTTCATACATTAGGGACTATTGAATCGCTATAGATTATGGTAAGAATATAGTTAAATTAATCATAGAAAAAGAACAATTGCAAACATTTATACCAAAAAAGCGGCAATTTCATAATGATTTTATTGATAAAAAATTATAAGGCAGAAGGTGACTTTTCTTCGCTACCCCCTAAGTCCGACTGGCTATTAGAGCGTACCTCAAGCCCCTCCCTCGATTGAAACTCTCAGTTCTTCCAGTTCTTCCCAACGTTTATAATCCTCTTCCAGGCTTTTTTCTATATTTTCAATGTCTGCTTTTATCTCAGAAATCCTGTCACTATTACGGTATATTTCAGGGTCAGTCATAAACTGGTAAAGTTCCTCTTTTTTTTCTTCCAGCTTCTCTATTTTCTCAGGAAGCTCTTGCAGCTCCTTATTTTCCCTGAAACTCAACTTACGGGG comes from Deltaproteobacteria bacterium and encodes:
- a CDS encoding phosphotyrosine protein phosphatase, which encodes MKKLLFVCSENRLRSPTAEAVFSRFEGVQAIGAGTNADASTPVSGDLIEWADLIFVMEERHRSKISRRYSKLLKNKRMIVLDVPDRYGYMQPELVEILKARVLNIIQISSMRRNLQSAM